The Catenulispora sp. GP43 DNA window GGCGAGCAGAGGCTCTAGCATCTGTCCGAGCACCACGGCGACGGCAGCCCGAACGGCGTGGTGTGGCTGCCGGTCGCCGACGTCGTCGCCCTGCACGCCGAGCTCGGCTCCCATAAGGACGCGCCGATCCGCCCCGGGA harbors:
- a CDS encoding glyoxalase superfamily protein, giving the protein MSEHHGDGSPNGVVWLPVADVVALHAELGSHKDAPIRPGIAMDAPGGPTLSVIDPYGNILRFAQPG